In a single window of the Raphanus sativus cultivar WK10039 chromosome 9, ASM80110v3, whole genome shotgun sequence genome:
- the LOC108828336 gene encoding glyoxylate/hydroxypyruvate reductase A HPR2 gives MESIGVLMMCPMSSYLENELQKRFNLVRFWNFPETHRNSIRAVVGNASTGADAELIDDLPKLEIISSFSVGIDKIDLGKCKEKGIRVTNTPDVLTEDVADLAIGLILALLRRLCECDSYVRSGKWKYGGFQLTTKFSGKSVGILGLGRIGTAIAKRADAFSCPVSYHSRRAKPDLGYKYYPTVLELAENSDIFVVACPLTDQTRGIVNRQVMDALGAKGVDEQELVKALTEGRLGGAALDVFEQEPHVPEELFQLENVVLLPHVGSSTVETENAMADLVVSNLEAHFAGKSLLTPVV, from the exons ATGGAATCAATCGGAGTCCTTATGATGTGCCCTATGTCCTCCTACCTCGAGAACGAGCTTCAGAAGCGCTTCAACCTTGTTCGCTTTTGGAATTTCCCGGAGACTCATCGGAACTCAATCCGCGCCGTGGTTGGAAACGCTTCTACAGGCGCTGACGCTGAGCTCATCGATGATCTCCCCAAGCTTGAGATTATCTCCAGCTTCAGCGTGGGCATCGATAAGATCGATTTGGGGAAATGCAAGGAAAAAGGGATCCGAGTCACCAACACTCCGGACGTTCTCACTGAAGACGTGGCAGATCTCGCGATTGGCCTTATACTTGCTCTCCTCCGACGCTTATGTGAGTGCGATAGCTATGTGAGGAGCGGTAAATGGAAGTATGGCGGTTTTCAACTCACTACTAAG TTTAGCGGAAAATCAGTGGGCATCCTCGGTCTAGGTAGAATTGGGACTGCCATCGCCAAGAGAGCTGACGCCTTTAGCTGCCCAGTCAGTTACCACTCTAGAAGAGCCAAGCCTGATTTAGGCTACAAGTATTATCCAACGGTGCTTGAGCTTGCTGAAAACTCTGACATCTTCGTGGTAGCATGCCCATTGACTGACCAGACCAGAGGCATTGTCAATCGGCAGGTCATGGATGCATTAGGAGCAAAGGGTGTTGATGAGCAAGAGCTAGTAAAAGCTCTAACAGAAGGCCGCCTAGGTGGGGCTGCGCTGGACGTGTTTGAGCAGGAGCCACACGTACCCGAGGAGCTCTTTCAACTTGAAAATGTGGTTTTGCTTCCTCACGTTGGGAGTAGCACTGTAGAGACAGAGAATGCCATGGCAGATCTTGTGGTGAGTAACTTGGAAGCGCACTTCGCTGGGAAATCACTTCTGACTCCGGTGGTCTGA
- the LOC108828335 gene encoding mitochondrial arginine transporter BAC2, translating into MDFWPEFMASSWGREFVAGGFGGVAGIISGYPLDTLRIRQQQSSKSGSAFTILRRMLAVEGPASLYRGMAAPLASVTFQNAMVFQIYAILSRSFDSSLPLEEPPSYRGVALGGVGTGAVQSLLLSPVELIKIRLQLQQSNSGPICLAKTILRREGLKGIYKGLTITVLRDAPAHGLYFWTYEYVRERLHPGCRKSGEETLRTMLVAGGLAGVSSWVVCYPLDVVKTRLQQGNHGSYDGITDCFRKSIAQEGYGVLWRGLGTAVARAFVVNGAIFAAYEVALRCLFPQLTSADVANGDLSKKPKQDALKIHKE; encoded by the exons ATGGATTTCTGGCCGGAGTTTATGGCGAGCAGCTGGGGAAGGGAGTTCGTAGCCGGTGGATTTGGAGGCGTTGCCGGTATTATTTCCGGCTATCCCTTGGACACGCTGAGAATTCGTCAGCAACAGAGCTCCAAATCCGGATCTGCCTTTACCATTCTCCGCCGGATGCTTGCCGTCGAGGGTCCCGCCTCACTCTACAGAGGTATGGCTGCACCCTTGGCCTCCGTCACCTTTCAG AATGCTATGGTATTCCAGATATATGCCATACTCTCTCGctcctttgattcctctctTCCCCTAGAAGAGCCTCCTTCCTACAGAGGCGTTGCTCTTGGTGGGGTTGGCACTGGCGCTGTTCAGAGCCTCTTGCTTAGCCCCGTTGAGCTCATCAAGATTCGTCTTCAGCTGCAGCAGAGCAACAGCGGCCCCATCTGCTTGGCTAAGACCATCCTTAGGAGAGAAGGTCTCAAAGGGATTTACAAAGGCCTTACCATAACTGTTCTCAGAGATGCTCCTGCTCACGGCCTCTATTTCTGGACTTACGAGTACGTACGAGAAAGGCTTCATCCCGGCTGCAGGAAGAGTGGAGAAGAAACCCTCCGCACCATGCTGGTCGCAGGTGGCCTGGCTGGTGTCTCCAGCTGGGTCGTTTGCTATCCTCTTGATGTCGTCAAGACCAGGCTTCAACAAGGAAATCATGGTTCTTACGATGGCATTACCGATTGTTTTCGTAAGAGCATCGCACAGGAAGGCTATGGGGTTCTCTGGCGTGGCCTCGGGACTGCAGTTGCCAGGGCCTTTGTTGTCAACGGTGCCATTTTTGCTGCTTATGAAGTTGCCTTGAGGTGTTTATTCCCTCAACTGACGTCCGCTGATGTTGCCAACGGAGATCTGAGTAAAAAGCCAAAACAAGACGCCTTGAAGATTCATAAAGAGTGA